GGGCCAGCTTGCGGTACGCCTTCTTGATCTCGTCGGCCTTGGCGCCCTTGGGGACGCCGAGGACCTTGTAGAAGTCCTTCTCCAGGAAGTCCCGGCTGCTCATCGGCGTCCCCTCCTCTCGGTGCTTCGGGTTGCTCGTCGGGTCACACGTCGGGCGGCGGTCAGACCTGCTCGCCGCCCTCCGGCGGCCCACCCGGCGTAGGCTCGGCCACCGCCACCCTGGCCGGGCGGACCACCCGGTCAGCGAACCGGTAGCCGGCCTGGTAGACCGCCACGCAGGTGGCCTCGGCCACGTCGTCGCGGTGCTCGTGGGTCAGCGCCTCGTGCACGGTGGGGTCGAACGACTCGCCCACCGTGCCGAAGGGCACCAGACCCAGCCGTTGCGTTGCGGCCTCGAGGGCCTCACCGACCGACTTGAAGCCGCCCTCGAGCTCGCCGTGCTCCCGGGCCCGGCCGACGTCGTCGAGCACCGGCAGCAGTTCGGTCAGGGCCGCAGCCACAGCCTGCTCACGCACCAGGTCGCGGTCGCGGTCCACCCGCTTGCGGTAGTTGGCGTACTCGGCCTGCAGCCGCTGGACGTCGGCGGTCCGTTCGGCCAGCTGCTCGGCCAGCACGGCGATCTCGGCGGAGATCTCCCCGGCCTCGAACTGCTCCTCG
This portion of the Actinomycetes bacterium genome encodes:
- the grpE gene encoding nucleotide exchange factor GrpE; its protein translation is MSDESTQPHEGPVIRDKRRIDPATGQLREPAGTPGAAAAALNEEQFEAGEISAEIAVLAEQLAERTADVQRLQAEYANYRKRVDRDRDLVREQAVAAALTELLPVLDDVGRAREHGELEGGFKSVGEALEAATQRLGLVPFGTVGESFDPTVHEALTHEHRDDVAEATCVAVYQAGYRFADRVVRPARVAVAEPTPGGPPEGGEQV